A genome region from Natronobeatus ordinarius includes the following:
- a CDS encoding metallophosphoesterase family protein, whose amino-acid sequence MTDSRSVKNRHAGQVLARLERPIAAEPTRLAVFSDVHLATDATGTWKVFHRTERHLRGAVDAVNERNVDGVVVAGDLTRNGNPAEFDLFDELAAFDPPMVAVPGNHDFPTTFDELESLPIPEFEARYTPDGAGLPFRVRVGGLEVIGLDSHEATPGSPAETWDGRVDAETLMWLDETLSAAAVDATIVVVHHNLPATGALYERWSGELPMEGEVPGFSNPEPLVSLLARHDVPLVVTGHLHFPAIERSGGVRELTVPAVSSFPHALLLLEVDDQGTIVRFLPLADADGMVESIAHGYEKDRVLLSAAQLATFPLEDDFA is encoded by the coding sequence GTGACCGACAGCCGCTCTGTGAAAAATCGACACGCTGGGCAAGTCCTCGCGCGCCTCGAGCGACCGATCGCCGCGGAGCCGACGCGGCTGGCCGTCTTCTCCGACGTTCACCTGGCGACGGACGCGACGGGGACGTGGAAGGTATTCCACCGGACGGAGCGACACCTCAGGGGTGCCGTCGACGCCGTCAACGAACGCAACGTCGACGGCGTGGTCGTCGCGGGCGACCTGACGAGAAACGGCAACCCCGCGGAGTTCGACCTGTTCGACGAACTGGCCGCGTTCGACCCACCGATGGTCGCGGTGCCTGGCAACCACGACTTCCCGACGACGTTCGACGAGCTCGAGTCGCTCCCGATCCCCGAGTTCGAGGCGCGGTACACGCCCGACGGGGCGGGACTGCCGTTTCGCGTCCGCGTCGGCGGACTCGAGGTGATCGGCCTCGACAGCCACGAGGCGACCCCCGGTTCGCCCGCCGAGACGTGGGACGGCCGGGTCGACGCCGAGACGCTGATGTGGCTCGACGAGACGCTCTCTGCGGCGGCCGTCGACGCGACGATCGTGGTCGTCCACCACAACCTCCCGGCGACGGGGGCGCTCTACGAGCGCTGGAGCGGCGAGCTCCCGATGGAAGGCGAGGTGCCGGGGTTCTCGAACCCCGAGCCGCTGGTCTCCCTGCTCGCCCGCCACGACGTGCCGCTGGTCGTCACCGGCCACCTCCACTTCCCCGCGATCGAACGCTCTGGCGGCGTTCGGGAACTCACCGTCCCCGCCGTCTCGTCGTTCCCCCACGCGTTACTCTTGCTCGAGGTCGACGACCAGGGGACGATCGTTCGCTTTCTCCCGCTCGCCGACGCCGACGGCATGGTCGAGTCGATCGCCCACGGCTACGAGAAAGATCGGGTGTTGCTCTCGGCGGCCCAGCTGGCGACGTTCCCGCTCGAGGACGACTTCGCGTAG
- a CDS encoding amidase produces the protein MPIRPPTADDLRALADSLYLELTDEEAAVFSELARERVEAYETVRSYDLEPRLGGREPRERTGGRRPRDDEDPHNAWVTKCRVAGDDDGDGDLEGWEVAVKDNVCVAGVEMTCGSQVVEGYVPTVDATVVTRLLAAGADVVGKTNMDDMAITTSGYSTFGPIRNPHDPEHTAGGSSGGSAVVVATGEVDAAIGSDQGGSVRIPAALCGVVGHKPTYELVPYTGCVGLEHAVDHPGPMGPDVETVARVLSTIAGSNERDLRSHAPVPVERYEECLDGDVSELTIGMLTEGFEKPEADEGVLEAVRNSIDALAERGASIEEVSVPMHEDADAIHTVCSAEGLLDAMIGEGLGHGWKAWYNTSWVDTFGKFRRAQADDFPARLKLSLLMGSYANNEYHSRYYADGMNLVVELTERYDEALERCDLLAMPTTVVTAPKLEPDQDEFDRLRETGIVANTTPFNRTGHPAISTPAGAVDGLPVGLQLVGRRFEDATVLNAADALERARA, from the coding sequence ATGCCGATTCGACCGCCGACGGCGGACGATCTGCGAGCACTGGCCGACTCGCTGTACCTCGAGCTCACCGACGAGGAGGCTGCTGTCTTCAGCGAGCTGGCCCGCGAACGCGTCGAGGCCTACGAGACGGTCCGTTCGTACGACCTCGAGCCCAGGCTCGGGGGTCGCGAGCCCCGCGAACGAACCGGGGGGCGACGGCCACGGGACGACGAGGATCCCCACAACGCGTGGGTGACGAAGTGTCGCGTCGCGGGTGACGACGACGGGGACGGCGACCTCGAGGGCTGGGAGGTCGCGGTGAAGGACAACGTCTGCGTCGCCGGCGTGGAGATGACCTGTGGCTCGCAGGTCGTCGAGGGCTACGTCCCGACCGTCGACGCGACGGTCGTCACGCGCCTGCTCGCCGCCGGTGCGGACGTCGTCGGCAAGACGAACATGGACGACATGGCGATAACCACCTCGGGGTACAGCACGTTCGGGCCGATCAGGAACCCCCACGACCCCGAGCACACGGCCGGCGGCTCGAGCGGCGGCAGTGCGGTCGTCGTCGCCACCGGGGAGGTCGACGCCGCGATCGGCTCTGACCAGGGCGGCAGCGTCCGCATCCCTGCCGCGCTCTGTGGCGTCGTCGGCCACAAGCCGACCTACGAACTCGTCCCGTACACGGGTTGTGTCGGCTTAGAGCACGCCGTCGACCATCCGGGGCCGATGGGGCCGGACGTCGAGACCGTCGCCCGCGTCCTCTCGACCATCGCGGGCAGCAACGAACGCGACCTCCGGAGTCACGCGCCGGTGCCCGTCGAGCGCTACGAGGAGTGTCTCGACGGCGACGTCTCCGAACTGACGATCGGTATGCTGACGGAAGGCTTCGAGAAACCCGAAGCCGACGAGGGTGTGCTCGAGGCGGTTCGGAACTCGATCGACGCGCTCGCAGAACGTGGCGCGTCGATCGAGGAGGTGTCGGTGCCGATGCACGAAGACGCCGACGCGATCCACACGGTGTGTTCGGCCGAGGGGCTGCTCGACGCGATGATCGGTGAGGGGCTCGGCCACGGCTGGAAGGCGTGGTACAACACCTCCTGGGTCGACACCTTCGGGAAGTTTCGACGAGCGCAGGCCGACGACTTCCCGGCGCGGCTCAAGCTGTCGCTGCTGATGGGAAGCTACGCCAACAACGAGTACCACTCGCGGTACTACGCCGACGGGATGAACCTCGTCGTCGAGCTGACCGAGCGCTACGACGAGGCCCTCGAGCGCTGTGACCTGCTCGCGATGCCGACGACCGTCGTGACCGCGCCGAAGCTCGAGCCCGACCAGGACGAGTTCGACCGACTCCGGGAGACGGGCATCGTCGCCAACACGACCCCGTTCAACCGGACCGGCCACCCCGCGATCAGCACCCCCGCCGGCGCGGTCGACGGCCTCCCCGTCGGCCTCCAGCTCGTCGGGAGGCGCTTCGAGGACGCGACCGTCCTGAACGCGGCGGACGCGCTCGAGCGCGCTCGAGCGTGA
- a CDS encoding glutamate-cysteine ligase family protein, giving the protein MQTSIEVEYWVVDEAGRLTEPGALLDVSEHVEPEFVDPLLELKTPPCETIEELGRTFVGELADVLAVAERSGKGLVPFGTPINGGSIDQHAGKRSDIQERVLGENFGYAKYCAGTHVHVEKRNVVDQLNTLIALDPALACCNSSPYFQGQPIASSARSYIYRRKCYEHFPKHGQLWEYAENVGQWRRRLERRFEEFKAAAVAEGIDPEVVEEEFTPDDVVWTPIRLRQEFPTVEWRSPDATLPSEILRLVDDLGTVMETLHHTNVDVGGERGSVTEDGITLPEFDVVCDLAEEAMVDGLTSQNVRDYLDRMGFSVADYDPISARIGGRERVGPADACELRREYADHLVRDVDSLLRTVEA; this is encoded by the coding sequence ATGCAAACCAGCATCGAAGTAGAGTACTGGGTCGTCGACGAGGCAGGGAGGCTCACCGAACCGGGGGCGCTCCTCGACGTCTCCGAGCACGTCGAACCGGAGTTCGTCGACCCGCTACTCGAGTTGAAGACACCGCCCTGCGAGACGATCGAGGAACTCGGTCGAACGTTCGTCGGCGAACTCGCCGACGTGCTGGCTGTGGCCGAGCGATCCGGGAAGGGGCTCGTTCCGTTCGGCACGCCGATCAACGGCGGCTCGATCGACCAGCACGCCGGGAAACGAAGCGACATTCAAGAGCGCGTCCTCGGGGAGAACTTCGGCTACGCCAAGTACTGCGCCGGCACGCACGTCCACGTCGAGAAACGAAACGTGGTCGATCAGCTGAACACGCTCATCGCACTCGACCCGGCGCTGGCGTGCTGTAACTCCTCGCCGTACTTCCAGGGACAGCCGATCGCCAGCAGCGCCCGGTCGTACATCTACCGGCGGAAGTGCTACGAGCACTTCCCCAAACACGGCCAGCTCTGGGAGTACGCCGAGAACGTCGGCCAGTGGCGTCGCCGCCTCGAGCGCCGCTTCGAGGAGTTCAAAGCGGCGGCGGTGGCCGAGGGGATCGACCCCGAAGTCGTCGAGGAAGAGTTCACCCCCGACGACGTCGTCTGGACGCCGATCAGGCTCCGCCAGGAGTTCCCGACCGTCGAGTGGCGCTCGCCCGACGCCACCCTCCCGAGCGAGATCCTCCGGCTCGTCGACGACCTCGGAACCGTGATGGAGACGCTCCACCACACCAACGTGGACGTCGGCGGCGAGCGGGGATCGGTGACCGAGGACGGAATCACCCTCCCCGAGTTCGACGTCGTCTGCGACCTGGCCGAAGAGGCGATGGTCGACGGGCTCACCTCACAGAACGTGCGGGACTACCTCGATCGAATGGGCTTTTCGGTGGCCGACTACGACCCGATCTCGGCGCGAATCGGCGGCCGCGAGCGCGTCGGGCCGGCCGACGCCTGCGAACTGCGCCGGGAGTACGCAGACCACCTCGTCCGGGACGTCGACTCCCTGCTCCGGACGGTAGAAGCGTAA
- a CDS encoding ABC transporter permease: MELGLVAGVVVIGFVHGVLPDHGWPIAATYALNRSRRWFYGTLAALILGIGHLVSSVALVLAYFWFSRFAAFAEGPWLRYVAGTLLIALGIHEYRNGGHGHLHEGDADDEHDHHHHGDGHDHHHHGDDHHHGHEHAAHTDGSGRGLLARVRAALPGGGHRHLEEAHAERGLFALGTTALLLGFAHEEPIQILAICVGTAYCLELMLLYSVAVIVAILAPTLLLIAGYERHRETVERYTPYLPTITAVVLIGMGLAFITGVL; encoded by the coding sequence ATGGAACTGGGGCTCGTCGCCGGCGTCGTCGTGATCGGGTTCGTCCACGGCGTCCTGCCGGACCACGGCTGGCCGATCGCGGCGACCTACGCGCTCAATCGGTCGCGGCGGTGGTTCTACGGCACCCTCGCGGCGCTGATCCTCGGGATCGGCCACCTGGTCAGCAGCGTCGCCCTCGTCCTCGCGTACTTCTGGTTCAGCCGTTTCGCCGCGTTCGCGGAGGGGCCGTGGCTCAGATACGTCGCTGGCACCCTGTTGATCGCCCTCGGCATCCACGAGTACCGAAACGGTGGCCACGGGCACCTCCACGAGGGTGATGCAGACGACGAGCACGACCACCATCACCACGGCGACGGGCACGACCACCATCACCACGGCGACGACCACCACCACGGCCACGAACACGCGGCTCACACGGATGGCTCCGGCCGAGGGCTCCTCGCTCGAGTCCGCGCTGCCCTCCCCGGCGGCGGTCACCGACATCTCGAGGAAGCACACGCCGAACGTGGCCTCTTCGCGCTCGGGACGACCGCCCTGCTACTGGGGTTCGCCCACGAGGAGCCGATCCAGATCCTGGCGATCTGCGTCGGGACGGCCTACTGCCTCGAGTTGATGCTGCTGTACTCGGTGGCGGTGATCGTCGCGATCCTCGCACCGACGCTGCTGTTGATCGCGGGCTACGAGCGCCACCGCGAAACCGTCGAGCGGTACACGCCGTACCTGCCGACGATCACGGCGGTGGTCCTGATCGGCATGGGGCTGGCGTTCATAACCGGGGTGCTGTGA
- a CDS encoding DUF6789 family protein, with protein MLGRLRQRVIDLEGAEPASPEPAARTQERSRLAHIAYASARGLQAGFIATLIMTAFRLPIMRSLPPSANFWARYVTGGDPEDHPFAGLGLHLLYGTSAGAVFGGLFALLDAERAIEPEQRGLVWGSVYGMGLSAFGSQIMLQELLDVRLDPDELALFHAAHLVYGLALGAWVGSRTEGVEDPEEEYEYDEGN; from the coding sequence ATGCTCGGCCGACTCAGGCAGCGCGTGATCGACCTCGAGGGAGCGGAGCCAGCGTCACCGGAACCAGCGGCGAGGACACAGGAGCGATCGCGACTCGCTCACATCGCGTACGCGAGCGCCCGGGGGCTCCAGGCAGGGTTCATTGCGACGCTCATCATGACGGCGTTTCGGCTGCCAATCATGCGGTCGCTGCCGCCGTCGGCGAACTTCTGGGCGCGGTACGTCACCGGCGGTGATCCGGAGGACCACCCGTTCGCTGGACTCGGTTTGCACCTGCTCTACGGAACGAGCGCGGGTGCGGTCTTCGGCGGCCTGTTCGCCCTGCTGGACGCCGAACGAGCCATCGAACCTGAACAGCGGGGGCTCGTCTGGGGATCGGTGTACGGCATGGGACTGTCAGCCTTTGGCTCCCAGATTATGCTGCAGGAGTTGCTCGACGTGCGGCTCGATCCGGACGAGCTCGCGCTGTTTCACGCCGCGCACCTCGTCTACGGGCTCGCCCTCGGCGCGTGGGTCGGGTCGCGAACCGAGGGCGTCGAAGACCCCGAAGAAGAGTACGAGTACGACGAGGGGAACTGA
- the secF gene encoding protein translocase subunit SecF translates to MGYFDVPEIDYTRYSNRQLAAVPLAVLAVALAILGVWFVAYGTPVNAGMDFAGGTEIVVETSTDREEIPAAFEEEPSSIQSVQVEDDQYIVQFTSTDQEWLSEQAEANLEPAGDADVIQQVSSTSASFGAQAQQTALLGVSVAFVGMSVIAFLLFRTFVPSIAIVASAFSDIMIPLAFMNLAGIELTLGTVAALLLLIGYSVDSDILLNNHILRQSGGFYESTYRAMRTGVTMTVTSMVAMLVMAISAYAFGIELLTAIGLILFVGLAADLMNTYMLNLSLLRWYKFEGVKR, encoded by the coding sequence ATGGGGTATTTCGACGTACCGGAGATCGACTACACCCGGTACAGTAACCGCCAGCTTGCGGCGGTTCCGCTCGCGGTCCTCGCCGTCGCGCTCGCGATCCTGGGCGTCTGGTTCGTGGCGTACGGAACGCCAGTAAACGCCGGGATGGACTTCGCCGGTGGCACCGAGATAGTCGTCGAGACGTCGACCGACCGAGAGGAGATTCCAGCGGCGTTCGAGGAAGAACCCTCGAGCATCCAGAGCGTGCAGGTAGAAGACGACCAGTACATCGTTCAGTTCACCTCGACGGACCAGGAGTGGCTGAGCGAACAGGCCGAGGCGAACCTCGAGCCGGCCGGTGACGCCGACGTCATCCAGCAGGTCTCCTCGACGTCGGCGAGTTTCGGCGCCCAGGCACAGCAGACGGCGCTGCTCGGGGTTTCAGTCGCGTTCGTCGGCATGAGCGTCATCGCGTTCTTGCTCTTTCGGACGTTCGTCCCGTCGATCGCGATCGTCGCCTCGGCGTTCTCGGACATCATGATCCCGCTGGCGTTCATGAACCTCGCCGGCATCGAGCTCACGCTCGGGACGGTCGCCGCGCTGTTGTTGCTCATCGGGTACTCCGTCGACTCGGACATCCTGCTCAACAACCACATTCTCAGACAGAGCGGCGGCTTCTACGAGAGTACATATCGGGCGATGCGCACCGGCGTCACGATGACGGTGACGTCGATGGTCGCCATGCTCGTGATGGCCATCTCCGCCTACGCCTTCGGTATCGAACTGCTGACGGCGATCGGACTCATCCTCTTCGTGGGGCTCGCCGCTGATCTAATGAACACGTACATGTTGAACCTCAGCCTGCTTCGATGGTACAAGTTCGAGGGGGTGAAACGATGA
- a CDS encoding preprotein translocase subunit SecD, with translation MSERGFVRTYWRIILLVLFVAAAVFALFVPGGIMADDSLAGGNETIDDGDPTNLQYGLGLDGGTRISAPVVGMTAENIDAGAVNEDEGTIDTDRLRAIETTLLEELELSGADARVDYHEGDQAVHAEVFSSEVDRSEFAAALQEAGVEVEADDIRDGVTDQTREEIVRTIETRINEAGLAGGQATQQAMLGDDYYIVVEAPDMTPSELRELLSHRGAVEVVAHYPENGEQVNETVLEQGDFQNIDPATFDSERGHHVPVSITSEAAPGFQEAMNEMGFTTEGVGNCDVTDQVTGEIDFDRDPPNYCMVTVVDGEPVDAHSVAPSLAENLRSGQWADSPTFIMGAQSQQEAQSLSVNLRAGALPAELDFDRDDTFMVSPALADQFKTYSLFIGLLSVLSVSGMVYLRYSDVRVAAPMIVTALAEVVILLGFAALIRMPLDLSHIAGFIAVIGTGVDDLIIIADEVMSEGDVSQQRVFDSRFRKAFWVIGAAAATTIVALSPLAVLSLGDLRGFAIITILGVLVGVLVTRPAYGDILRYLLTDDK, from the coding sequence ATGAGCGAGCGCGGCTTCGTCAGGACTTACTGGCGAATCATCCTGCTCGTGCTCTTCGTCGCCGCCGCCGTCTTCGCGTTGTTCGTTCCGGGCGGGATCATGGCCGACGACAGCCTGGCCGGAGGGAACGAGACGATCGACGACGGCGATCCGACCAACCTCCAGTACGGCCTCGGGCTCGACGGCGGGACGCGAATCAGTGCCCCCGTCGTCGGCATGACGGCCGAAAACATCGACGCGGGTGCCGTCAACGAGGATGAGGGGACGATCGACACCGATCGTCTCAGAGCGATCGAAACGACGCTCCTCGAGGAACTCGAGCTCTCCGGGGCCGACGCCCGCGTCGACTATCACGAGGGCGACCAGGCGGTTCACGCCGAAGTGTTCTCGAGCGAGGTCGATCGAAGCGAGTTCGCGGCCGCACTCCAGGAAGCCGGCGTCGAGGTCGAGGCAGACGACATCCGTGACGGCGTCACCGACCAGACCCGCGAGGAGATCGTCCGGACCATCGAGACGCGGATCAACGAGGCCGGACTCGCGGGCGGCCAGGCGACTCAGCAGGCGATGCTCGGGGACGACTACTACATCGTCGTCGAAGCACCCGACATGACGCCGAGCGAGCTCCGCGAACTGCTCAGCCACCGCGGCGCCGTCGAAGTCGTCGCCCACTATCCAGAGAACGGCGAACAGGTCAACGAGACGGTGCTCGAGCAGGGCGACTTCCAGAACATCGATCCGGCCACCTTCGACAGCGAGCGCGGTCACCACGTCCCGGTGTCCATCACGTCGGAGGCGGCACCGGGGTTCCAGGAGGCGATGAACGAGATGGGATTCACCACCGAGGGTGTCGGAAACTGTGACGTTACCGATCAGGTGACCGGTGAGATCGACTTCGACAGGGATCCGCCGAACTACTGTATGGTCACGGTTGTCGACGGCGAACCCGTCGACGCCCACAGCGTGGCCCCGAGCCTCGCCGAGAACCTCCGAAGCGGCCAGTGGGCAGACAGCCCGACGTTCATCATGGGTGCTCAGAGCCAGCAGGAGGCCCAGTCGCTGTCGGTGAACCTGCGCGCCGGTGCGCTCCCCGCAGAACTCGACTTCGACCGGGACGACACGTTCATGGTCTCGCCGGCGCTCGCCGACCAGTTCAAGACCTACTCGCTGTTCATCGGGCTCCTCTCGGTGCTCAGCGTCAGCGGGATGGTCTACCTGCGCTACTCCGACGTGCGCGTCGCCGCGCCGATGATCGTCACGGCCCTCGCGGAGGTCGTCATCCTGCTCGGCTTCGCCGCCCTGATCCGGATGCCACTGGACCTCTCACACATCGCTGGCTTCATCGCCGTCATCGGAACGGGGGTGGACGACCTCATCATCATCGCCGACGAGGTGATGTCGGAGGGAGACGTCAGCCAGCAACGCGTCTTCGACTCGCGGTTCCGGAAGGCGTTCTGGGTCATCGGCGCCGCCGCCGCGACGACGATCGTCGCCCTCTCGCCACTGGCGGTGCTCAGCCTCGGTGACCTCCGCGGCTTCGCCATCATCACCATCCTCGGCGTGCTCGTCGGCGTGCTCGTCACCCGACCCGCCTACGGTGACATCCTGCGGTACCTGCTGACCGACGACAAGTAA
- the rnhB gene encoding ribonuclease HII, with translation MVRFGVDEAGKGPVFGSMFAAAVCVEERGHLPDGIADSKRLAPARREALAATLRGDDRIRVGVAEIPVDVIDDPATDMNTLAVEAHAAAIDDAIGDAGIGSAIEGLCDACDTDAGRFARRVADACETAVALEARHGADDESPIVGAASIVAKVERDAHVAALAADYGEVGSGYPSDPRTRGFLEEYVDEHGSLPPFARESWSTCADVLAAASQTGLDQF, from the coding sequence ATGGTCAGGTTCGGCGTCGACGAGGCCGGCAAGGGGCCCGTGTTCGGCTCGATGTTCGCGGCGGCGGTCTGCGTCGAGGAGCGAGGGCACCTGCCCGACGGGATCGCCGACTCAAAGCGACTGGCGCCGGCGCGACGGGAGGCGCTCGCCGCGACGTTACGCGGGGACGACCGTATCCGGGTCGGCGTCGCCGAGATCCCCGTCGACGTCATCGACGACCCGGCGACCGACATGAACACGCTCGCGGTGGAGGCCCACGCCGCGGCGATCGACGACGCGATCGGCGACGCCGGGATCGGATCCGCAATCGAGGGACTCTGTGACGCCTGTGACACCGACGCCGGACGGTTTGCCAGGCGGGTCGCCGACGCCTGCGAGACGGCGGTCGCACTCGAGGCCCGCCACGGCGCCGACGACGAGTCGCCGATCGTCGGCGCGGCGAGCATCGTCGCGAAGGTCGAGCGCGACGCCCACGTCGCCGCGCTCGCCGCCGACTATGGCGAGGTGGGCAGCGGCTATCCGAGCGATCCACGAACGCGAGGGTTCCTCGAGGAGTACGTCGACGAACACGGCTCCCTGCCACCGTTCGCCCGGGAGTCGTGGTCGACGTGTGCGGACGTGCTGGCGGCGGCGAGCCAGACAGGACTGGATCAGTTCTGA
- a CDS encoding aliphatic sulfonate ABC transporter substrate-binding protein, with the protein MNRRTFLGAAGTTITAPFVAGCTGSATRTITLDWAYYNPVSLVIREHGWLEEAFEADDVEVEWLLSLGSNEANEYSQSGEAEFASTAGIAALMARSNGVPIRTPYIYSKPEWTALVAKSDTGIESVADLGGTSVAATRGTDPYFFLLQALEEAGLSEDDAEVVHLQHPEGQSALVQGDVDAWAGLDPHMAELELEHDVDLFFRRPGFNTYGFLNVLEGFLEDHPEDVERVLETYERGRTWAIDNPEATAGILAAESELSGPVAERVFVDRTDLSNPVPGEEHRNLLTDLAPILQREGMVDEAVDLETSIDELIDAETAQPVIE; encoded by the coding sequence ATGAACCGACGCACGTTCCTCGGGGCGGCCGGCACGACGATCACAGCGCCGTTCGTCGCCGGCTGCACCGGATCGGCGACGCGGACGATCACGCTCGACTGGGCCTACTACAACCCCGTGAGCCTCGTGATACGCGAGCACGGCTGGCTCGAGGAGGCGTTCGAAGCCGACGACGTCGAGGTCGAGTGGCTGTTGAGCCTCGGGAGCAACGAGGCGAACGAGTACTCCCAGAGCGGGGAGGCCGAGTTCGCCTCGACGGCCGGCATCGCGGCCCTGATGGCCCGGTCGAACGGTGTCCCCATCCGGACGCCCTACATCTATTCGAAGCCCGAGTGGACCGCCCTCGTCGCGAAGAGCGACACCGGGATCGAGTCGGTCGCCGACCTCGGGGGGACGTCGGTCGCCGCGACGCGCGGAACCGACCCGTACTTCTTCCTGCTGCAGGCGCTCGAGGAAGCCGGGTTGAGCGAGGACGACGCCGAGGTCGTCCACCTCCAGCATCCGGAGGGGCAGTCCGCGCTCGTTCAGGGTGACGTCGACGCGTGGGCCGGCCTCGACCCCCACATGGCGGAACTCGAGCTCGAACACGACGTCGACCTGTTCTTCCGTCGCCCCGGCTTCAACACGTATGGCTTCCTCAACGTGCTCGAGGGGTTCCTCGAAGACCACCCCGAGGACGTCGAGCGGGTGCTCGAGACGTACGAGCGCGGGCGGACGTGGGCCATCGACAACCCCGAAGCGACCGCCGGCATCCTCGCCGCCGAGTCGGAGCTGTCCGGACCGGTCGCCGAACGCGTCTTCGTCGACCGAACCGACCTCTCGAATCCGGTCCCGGGTGAAGAACACCGCAACCTGCTCACGGACCTCGCGCCGATCCTCCAGCGCGAGGGGATGGTCGACGAGGCGGTCGACCTCGAAACGAGCATCGACGAACTGATCGACGCCGAGACGGCACAGCCGGTGATCGAGTGA
- a CDS encoding ABC transporter permease, producing MATVDEPNRRWLDGESLPSIDRFRWLLGLVVPAILVVVWHVLVTVGVFAPHQLPEPLAVAGTLYGMAASGELWGHVSITVRRVALGVLLGVIVGIVFGTATGLFGLVSDLFDPLLQSMKNIPSLAWVPLFLLWFGIGEGSKVALIALGAFFPVYLSLSTGIRDVDDELLEVVEVYDVGRLEALRRVVFPAALPSLLVGIRGGVGLAWMFVVAAELIAASQGIGFLLSDGRVLSRPDIIIGSILLFAFLGNLSDLGVKAIQRRVVYWR from the coding sequence ATGGCGACGGTCGACGAACCGAATCGACGGTGGCTCGACGGCGAATCGCTGCCGTCGATCGACCGATTCCGGTGGCTCCTCGGGCTGGTCGTGCCGGCGATCCTCGTCGTCGTCTGGCACGTCCTCGTTACCGTGGGGGTCTTCGCCCCACACCAGCTCCCCGAACCGCTCGCGGTCGCCGGCACACTATATGGGATGGCGGCCAGCGGCGAGCTCTGGGGCCACGTGTCCATCACCGTCAGGCGGGTGGCCCTCGGCGTCCTCCTCGGCGTGATCGTGGGGATCGTCTTCGGCACGGCGACGGGACTGTTCGGGCTGGTCAGTGACCTGTTCGACCCGCTGCTCCAGAGCATGAAGAACATCCCCTCGCTCGCGTGGGTGCCCCTCTTCTTGCTCTGGTTCGGCATCGGCGAGGGCTCGAAGGTCGCACTCATCGCCCTCGGCGCGTTCTTCCCGGTCTACCTCAGCCTCTCGACCGGCATCCGCGACGTCGACGACGAGCTGCTCGAGGTCGTCGAGGTCTACGACGTCGGCCGACTCGAGGCGCTCCGGCGGGTCGTGTTTCCGGCCGCCCTCCCGAGCCTGCTGGTCGGGATCCGCGGGGGCGTCGGCCTCGCGTGGATGTTCGTCGTGGCGGCCGAACTCATCGCGGCGAGCCAGGGGATCGGATTTTTGCTGAGCGACGGGCGCGTCCTCTCTCGCCCCGACATCATCATCGGCTCGATCCTCCTGTTCGCCTTCTTGGGCAACCTCTCTGACCTCGGCGTGAAGGCGATCCAGCGACGCGTCGTCTACTGGCGGTGA
- a CDS encoding ABC transporter ATP-binding protein — protein MLETRNLTKRYDETVALTDVDFAATPGEFVAVVGPSGCGKSTLLRVLAGLEPDFDGTVTVDERAVGNGGSDDVGVVFQNPRLLPWASVRENVRLASEGSPPDERIDALLERVGLAGFETALPGELSGGMAQRVALARGLAYEPAVLLLDEPFSALDALTKVEQQEFVLEIWRDVEATIVLVTHDIEEAAFLADRVVALGGQPGTVVDEIDVDVDRPRERTDERLLGVRDRITAALGR, from the coding sequence ATGCTCGAAACTCGAAATCTGACCAAACGCTACGACGAGACGGTCGCGCTGACCGACGTCGACTTCGCGGCCACGCCCGGCGAGTTCGTCGCCGTCGTCGGCCCGTCGGGCTGTGGGAAGAGCACCTTGTTGCGGGTGCTCGCGGGCCTCGAGCCAGACTTCGACGGAACGGTGACCGTCGACGAGCGGGCGGTCGGAAACGGCGGCAGCGACGACGTCGGCGTCGTCTTCCAGAACCCGCGGCTGCTCCCGTGGGCGTCCGTCCGCGAGAACGTTCGCCTCGCCTCTGAGGGGAGCCCGCCCGACGAGCGCATCGACGCCCTCCTCGAGCGCGTCGGCCTCGCGGGCTTCGAAACCGCGCTTCCCGGCGAGCTCTCCGGCGGGATGGCCCAGCGGGTTGCACTTGCCCGGGGGCTGGCCTACGAGCCCGCGGTACTCTTGCTGGACGAGCCGTTCAGCGCGCTGGACGCGCTGACGAAGGTCGAACAGCAAGAATTCGTCCTCGAGATCTGGCGGGACGTCGAGGCGACGATCGTCCTCGTCACCCACGATATCGAGGAAGCGGCGTTTCTCGCCGATCGCGTCGTCGCCCTCGGCGGCCAGCCCGGCACGGTCGTCGACGAGATCGACGTCGACGTCGACCGACCGCGCGAACGAACCGACGAGCGGCTGCTCGGCGTCCGCGACCGGATCACCGCTGCGCTCGGGCGCTGA